One region of Clostridiales bacterium genomic DNA includes:
- a CDS encoding DUF4368 domain-containing protein: protein MNTQLSMQHNNHFNGGDKIDALYCRLSRDDELQGDSNSIKNQKAILSKYAQEHGFTNPRFYVDDGYSGTNFNRPDFQRLMDDVNEGKVKTIIVKDMSRLGRDYLKVGFYTEITFPEANIRFIAINDQVDSESSVDNDFTPFRNIINEWYAKDTSKKIRAVFKAKGMSGKHLCTIPPYGYKKDDHDKQQWLVDEEAAKVVKEIFSLCMQSFGPTQIARILTERGRETPIIYKRRVCLPITSQETEFPEIWATQSVNKILANPTYLGHTVNFRTKKKSYKSKKKIDLPKEEWAIFENTHEAIIDQDTFDTVQRIRQAKRRPTDMGEMSIFSGLVYCADCGQKMYLCRCTTMKQKEYFNCSSYRKKKKATCTSHQITVEAVEHFVLTNLQKVLAFAKNYEQEFLEIVRNENEKKLRKKLLSQTRELEEADKRIQALDRIIQNLYEDKVCGNLTDERFVKMSKSYEQEQRERKERAYHLRQELSKAKEQSDNVTRFMRSVRKYTEITELTPELVREFVQKVVVHQAEKINGRRTQRIDLYFNGVGQILLPVQDKRETA, encoded by the coding sequence ATGAACACACAACTTTCAATGCAACATAATAATCACTTTAACGGAGGTGATAAAATCGATGCCTTGTACTGCCGCCTTTCACGGGACGACGAACTTCAAGGCGATAGCAACAGTATTAAGAATCAAAAAGCCATATTAAGCAAGTACGCTCAAGAACACGGTTTTACCAATCCACGCTTCTATGTGGACGACGGATATTCGGGAACGAACTTTAATCGTCCCGATTTCCAACGGCTTATGGACGACGTGAACGAAGGCAAAGTCAAAACGATTATCGTAAAAGATATGTCGAGGCTCGGTAGAGATTATTTGAAGGTCGGTTTCTATACGGAGATTACTTTCCCCGAAGCGAACATAAGGTTTATTGCTATCAATGACCAAGTAGATAGCGAAAGCTCGGTAGACAACGACTTCACTCCATTCCGCAATATCATTAACGAGTGGTATGCGAAAGACACGAGCAAAAAGATACGTGCCGTATTCAAAGCCAAAGGAATGTCGGGGAAGCATCTTTGCACGATACCGCCCTATGGGTATAAGAAAGACGACCACGACAAACAACAATGGCTTGTGGACGAAGAAGCCGCAAAAGTAGTTAAGGAAATTTTCTCACTTTGTATGCAGAGTTTCGGTCCGACGCAAATAGCAAGGATACTTACCGAACGCGGCAGAGAGACGCCTATAATCTATAAGCGTAGAGTTTGTTTGCCTATTACTTCGCAGGAAACAGAGTTCCCCGAAATTTGGGCTACGCAAAGTGTAAACAAGATTCTTGCCAATCCCACTTATCTCGGACACACGGTAAACTTTCGGACGAAAAAGAAGTCTTACAAGAGCAAAAAGAAAATTGACTTACCGAAAGAGGAATGGGCAATCTTCGAGAACACACACGAAGCAATAATAGACCAAGACACTTTCGATACCGTTCAACGTATAAGACAAGCCAAACGCCGACCTACCGATATGGGAGAAATGAGTATCTTTTCGGGATTGGTGTATTGCGCCGACTGTGGGCAAAAGATGTATCTTTGCCGTTGCACTACTATGAAGCAAAAGGAATACTTCAACTGCTCTTCATACCGTAAAAAGAAAAAGGCAACCTGCACTTCGCATCAGATTACCGTTGAAGCCGTAGAACACTTTGTGCTTACAAATCTTCAAAAAGTGCTTGCGTTCGCAAAGAACTATGAGCAAGAGTTCTTGGAAATTGTGCGGAACGAGAACGAAAAGAAACTACGCAAGAAACTACTTAGCCAAACACGCGAACTCGAAGAAGCTGACAAGCGTATACAAGCACTCGATCGCATTATACAAAATCTTTATGAGGACAAAGTTTGCGGCAACCTTACCGACGAGCGGTTTGTGAAGATGAGTAAGTCTTATGAGCAAGAACAACGGGAACGCAAAGAGCGTGCTTACCATTTGCGGCAAGAGTTATCCAAAGCGAAAGAACAGTCCGACAACGTAACACGGTTTATGCGTTCGGTACGCAAGTACACGGAGATAACCGAACTCACGCCCGAACTTGTACGGGAGTTCGTACAAAAAGTAGTTGTTCACCAAGCGGAAAAGATTAACGGACGGAGAACACAACGGATAGACCTTTACTTCAACGGTGTGGGACAAATACTCTTACCCGTTCAAGACAAAAGAGAAACGGCATAG
- a CDS encoding aldo/keto reductase — MQYVTLSNGVKMPQLGYGVYQVSKEECERCVLDALKVGYRHIDTAQSYFNEEEVGNAIKKSGIPRKEIFLTTKVWIEHYGYEECKASVMESLKKLQTDYIDLMLLHQPFSDYYGAWRALEDLYEEGKIKAIGISNFYPDRMIDLASFARIKPMVNQVEXHPFNQQIEAQKWMEKYGCQIEAWAPFGEGRGGLFTNETIAAIGKKYNKSVAQVILRWELQRGIVVIPKSVHIERMEQNFNVFDFELSKEDMAVMASLDKKESSFFSHQDPKMVEWFVQMVXERKKNNDHKKEKKNW; from the coding sequence ATGCAATACGTTACTTTATCAAACGGAGTAAAAATGCCGCAGCTCGGCTACGGGGTATATCAGGTATCAAAGGAAGAATGCGAGCGTTGCGTTCTCGATGCGCTCAAAGTAGGCTATCGCCACATTGACACGGCGCAGAGCTACTTTAACGAAGAAGAAGTAGGGAACGCCATTAAGAAATCGGGCATCCCCCGCAAAGAAATCTTTTTGACGACCAAAGTTTGGATTGAGCATTACGGCTATGAAGAATGTAAGGCTTCGGTAATGGAGTCGCTGAAAAAGCTTCAAACCGACTATATAGACCTTATGCTTTTGCACCAACCGTTCTCGGACTATTACGGCGCGTGGAGAGCATTGGAAGATTTATACGAAGAAGGCAAGATAAAGGCAATCGGTATCTCGAACTTCTATCCCGACAGAATGATAGACCTTGCGTCTTTTGCAAGAATAAAGCCTATGGTAAATCAGGTGGAAANGCATCCATTCAATCAACAAATCGAAGCACAGAAATGGATGGAAAAATACGGTTGCCAAATCGAAGCGTGGGCGCCGTTCGGTGAAGGACGAGGCGGACTGTTCACAAACGAAACGATTGCGGCAATCGGAAAGAAATACAACAAGTCGGTTGCACAAGTAATACTTCGTTGGGAGTTACAGCGCGGTATCGTGGTTATACCCAAATCTGTGCATATCGAAAGAATGGAACAAAACTTCAACGTGTTCGATTTTGAACTATCGAAAGAAGATATGGCGGTAATGGCAAGCCTTGATAAAAAAGAAAGTTCGTTCTTCTCGCACCAAGACCCCAAGATGGTTGAGTGGTTTGTGCAGATGGTAGANGAACGCAAGAAGAACAACGATCACAAAAAAGAAAAGAAGAATTGGTAA
- a CDS encoding 4Fe-4S dicluster domain-containing protein has protein sequence MTILYFTATGNSLYVAKQFDAKLISIPQAIKEKQYEFADDVIGVVCPVYCNMPPKIVLDFLSKAKLKAEYKFMILTYGHTNFGAAALANELCKEQXFDYIQTVLMVDNYLPMFDMNKETAIDKKLNKQLAKVKEDIAAREKAIPKRGACDKLKGGMADKYFSAHPELNDGSAITVTDKCVGCGICVKVCPIGNFYLENGVAKRKSETCEFCLACANLCTNKAIICKYSDKNPDARYRNPNVTLCEIIKANAQVKIECK, from the coding sequence ATGACAATCCTGTATTTTACGGCAACGGGGAACAGTTTGTACGTTGCGAAGCAATTTGACGCAAAGTTAATAAGCATACCGCAAGCAATTAAAGAAAAGCAATACGAATTTGCCGATGACGTTATCGGNGTGGTGTGTCCCGTATATTGCAATATGCCGCCGAAAATCGTGCTTGATTTTCTATCGAAAGCAAAGCTAAAAGCCGAATATAAATTTATGATATTGACTTACGGTCATACCAACTTCGGCGCGGCGGCTCTTGCTAATGAACTTTGCAAAGAACAGANCTTCGACTATATTCAAACGGTTTTAATGGTGGATAATTATCTTCCTATGTTCGATATGAATAAGGAAACCGCCATAGATAAAAAGCTCAATAAACAACTTGCAAAAGTAAAAGAAGATATAGCGGCAAGAGAAAAGGCAATTCCCAAGCGAGGTGCTTGCGACAAGTTGAAAGGCGGTATGGCGGATAAATACTTTTCCGCGCATCCCGAACTTAACGACGGAAGCGCAATCACGGTTACGGATAAATGCGTTGGGTGCGGAATATGCGTAAAGGTTTGCCCGATAGGTAACTTTTATCTCGAAAACGGCGTTGCCAAACGAAAAAGCGAAACCTGTGAATTTTGTCTTGCGTGTGCCAACCTTTGTACCAATAAGGCGATTATCTGCAAGTATTCGGACAAGAATCCAGATGCAAGATACCGTAATCCGAACGTAACGCTTTGCGAGATAATCAAAGCGAACGCGCAAGTAAAAATCGAATGCAAATAA